Below is a genomic region from Rosa chinensis cultivar Old Blush chromosome 5, RchiOBHm-V2, whole genome shotgun sequence.
aagatttgaggaaaaaaaaaaaagatttatacccgcagcatcgcgcgggagaATTTTCTAGTATTATACATACATCTAAAGCTGAAACACTGTTCCTCGCACTGTTGATTCAACTGTTCATTTAACAGTAAAATGGCGTTTTTGCCCTTAATTTCTGTTTACAAGCTGAAACACTGTTCCTAGCACTGTTGATTCAACTGTTCATTTAACAGTAAAATGGCGTTTTTGCCCTTAATTTCTGTTTACATTTACGATCCTGCCATGAGCCCTCAATAAACAGAAGGCCTAATCTGGAGTTTCTTCGGGAAGCCTCTATTGACATCCAGTTCTACTGTTTCGCAGCATCAAGCTCTTAGATAGAATTTTAGTTTCTTGGGGAATCTCTGTCGATATCCCTCTTGGCTGTTTTGCAGTATTAAACGCAGCCATCAAACTCTTCGATAGAAAGGTTGGGCTCAAAACAAATAGGAGAGGTTTGGTTTTCAAATCTCATCTCTTATATTTGATATAAAATTTGGGATTTTGATTCTTTGATTTGATGAAAGATTTCTGATTTTGGTCATAGGCCACCGGAGTAGAAAGGAGAAGAGGAGAAATCCAAGATTTTGGTTGACTTTGAGAGGGAGGGaggtttgggttttttttggAAGAAGTGCATGCCAAGATTTTGATCGAGTTTAGGAGAGAGCTTTCAGCAAAAGAAGAGGTGTGTGTTTGGTTGGTTTTTCAGTTGtatgaaataaaaattgagtTTCTTTCCTAGCTaaaattgagtttttttttttttttttgggtaaagaaGCTGTGTCGGTTTTGGAGGAGGAGAAGATATGCTGCCAAACAGTTAGAATCAAGACAAAACGAAGGTTTGTGATGGTTCCAGACTTGCCAAACAGTGTTCAAAAGGGATTTACTCAAGGATTACAATTTTACCCTGAATCCTTGACTATATAAGCAAGATCTTCACTCCTTTTTCGTTTCCAGGATCCTCTATCAATATCAGCACTTCTGTTCGCCGACGTCAGAAACATCCATCGACATCAATACCTATCACGGCCTGGTAAGATTCTTAATTCCATACAATCAGGACAACATAAATAAAGATTACTCTTTTTGTTAAATACCTATAATGATTTAGTTCATtgatttgtatttgtatttttgttatttGAACAGCTCCCAAATTGAAATTCCACTGATAGTCTGAGAGAGGAAGATTTGACTAAAATCAAATAGAAAAGGTTTCATCTGTGAacatacttcttttttttttttttttttctttctttagctatcctttgattttaatgaaatttacTCTTACTGATACGGCGAAGCACAAGAGAATGGCTTTGAGTCTGAGTTTATTTGAGGGTCTTTACTTACAGAGGTTGCTCTCTAGGTTAGTCAAGTAATTAAATCTATGTTTTAGTTGAATTTGTGATTTTCTTTCTGAGTTCGAATAAATTTCCTTTCTAACATTCAATCATTTTCAGAGAcaaaagtttttcttttctttgtttctggtaTCTCTAAATGAATACTTTCTAATATTTTGCATGAACTTGCATATACGattatttgaagaaaaaaataagaagaacaaaaagaacaagATGACAAAGTATGTTGTAGTAGGTGATTTAAgtctttgttttgattctattatttttattaatttgataGTTTGATTTGTTATTATATGGTCCGATTCATAATTTGGGACTTTGTTTACTAATAAATCTTTCattcaatttggttttctcttattagatttttgattttctgtttttttttatcttattagTTAGTTGATTTTCTGTATTTCATGGGAGCCAAATAGAAAATGCATCAAAAATCCATGACTAATAAGTATAGAAATTGATTACTGTTCTTGCGGTTTTCACAATTGGCAATAGtatcatttttttatataatctGGTTTTTCAATAGTTCTAACTAAAATAACTGTACAGATATTTCTAATACATAACTTACTTTATATATGCTCTTAAATGTTTGCAATCAAAAACAGCATCTTACATTGTTTAGTTTTTATTGTGTGTATTGATTTATTTCTTGCTGAGTTCTTTGGTTTGGCATGTGGAAATTTTCCTTTGGTTTCTGATTAGATTAACCTTTGTGTTTTATGCAGTAGAAGGGACTGTGGTGTTCTGATTTCTGCTTTTGATGGATTTGGCGAGAGTGAGGGTCGCAGGTTTGGCCATtttgttgtactttttttttgttagctTAGTTTTTAGTCGTTGTTGTGTCCTCATGAATTGCATGCAGTTTCTTAGCTTAAAGTCTAGACGGGCTTGAAGTTGAACAAGACAATATAACCAAAAATATCCATGTTGTTTATTGTAATATTCAGAAAAATGTAAACAACACTTACTGCATAACCACACATTGCTTTATTGGATACAGAGTATTTTCAAAAGATTTCTTCTGCTTTAAGTACTCAACAAATAATTGAAGaatgtaattttcttttctgcacCTTCAAAAATACTCTGTTAATCTATTGATGAAAGTATTTGCTCTTGATTAATCAACAGAAGTTCACTATTGTGTGTGAGAGTTTTTCTGGGTGTATCCCATCTGCTGTTAATCTATTGAATTGTTTGGAAAGAACCTTTCTTATTGGAAAATCTGTTTTGGGATTGTAGTAGATTGTGATTAGCTCCAACTTGCAGGGATAAAGTGTGAAAGAGATGATCTTTTGTTATGTTTCCCATTTGTGTTATTTGTATTCTTGCTTAGATTACGACCATTAGGTGTCATGAGTTCTTTCTGCCATTTCTTTATCTCAGTAATATGTAGCTGTAAATCAGAGAGAATCGTTTTTTTTAAAAGCTTTACATGTTGCTGACGGGCAAGAACAATACTTAATGTAGCTGTAAATCAGAGAGAACCGTTTTTTTTAAAAGCCTTCCATGTTGCTGACGAGCAAGAACAATACTTAATAAGTCAGTAACTGGGAGTGTAGTTGCAGATGGGTGTGCAAGTCACCTTCTAAAGAGTAAGAATTCTGCTAATTATGTAGTGCAAGGTTTCGTTTATATAGGTAGGGCCGTAGGGGGTGGCACCTTTAACTTGATTGTGCCGTTACTATGTTCTACTTTATTTCAACATTACAACATTTGTTGACTTTTGATCTGATTACCAACATCATCTTTTgcaggaaattgaagcaaatgaGAAGCATTGATATCAACTCCAACTTGAGGAGGCTATTAGTAACATAGGTGCATTTTCTCCCCCAGTATTTGGTTGATGTTACTAggcatttcttttccttttcgtACTCATCAATTGTTCTATAGCTGGACCAGAACTTTCTGTTTTTGTCAAACTATCAGTCTATTACGTATAAATTTCATGAAAAAAGAACCAAACCCTTCCGCAGCAACGCGCGGACACTTTTTCTAgtatatttactatatactaaagcgcCTGCACTATTCATTTTACTGTTCATCTTGGGGGTGGGAAATGACGCTTTTGCCCTCTGTTTTTCCTCAACTTACGTCTCTGCCATTGTCCTACTAATATTTGTCGCCAATTGTTCGGGAAGCCTCTATTACACCGACTTCAACCTTCGGCTGCATCTCTTTCTTCGGGAAGCCTCTGTTTACACTGACCTCTACTGTTACACCCAAATACCCAAATCGTTGATCCCAATAGTGCCACCATCTCCTACAGCCGTATAAGCGAGATTGAGAGAGTTCAGTTCGTTGCTTTTGATCTGTTGATTTGGAattcctttctttgtttctgctCATTATCTCCTCTAATTTCAGGTACCCAATACAATTTCTTTAGGAATTCACTCTTTGTGGTCCTATATTATCAGTTTTGAACAAGCAAATTCATgtctgggtttgttttggattgttgaTCAGCTTATTCAGTGGATTGTTTTTTCAATCGGTGGGTTTGATTTGTTCATGCTTCAATTGCTCTGATTTGTTCATGTGATTTGTTCATATTCCAGTTTATTGCTTTTATAATTCATGTTTTGTCGTCTTTCACCGGTTATGGATTTGTTGCGTGGCTTCTAGAGAACTGAttgtggaagagagagagagagagagagagagcgagagagagaggaagaagacctGCGTTTTGGAGGAAGACCTCCATCCATCTGGGTTTGTTTTGAGATCGATCTCAATTATTTAGGGATTGCTGATAGGTTTTCCATTCGATCGAGAGCGCCTGGTACTCTTTCTTCAATCTTTGATCctccaaaattttaatttgttttagaATAGAAATCAATCTCTATTTGATGTTTGCTTTGATGTTTGATTCTGGGTTCAATTATTTGGGATCgatccttcttttcttttgggttcaATTGATGTGATCGCTTTCCTTAAAAAGATTGTGGGAATTGATCCTGGGCAATTGCGCAAATAACATGGCAGAGCTAATAGTTTTGTTGGTTTGACAGTTATCATGCTCTGAACCATTTTTAGCAGAGGATTCTGAGTAAGTGGGAGATATTCTAGCTAAAAATGGGTGGCAAagcggaaaaaaaataaaatcgtgaaaaattgttgtttagtttGTTCCCCATTAAATCATGGCATAGAAATATTGAATTATTTTGTGTTCGTGATTGATCTGGTTACTATTGTATTCAGCTAATTTTAACTATAAAGTTTTATCAGAGtgtttgtttattgactttATGGTATCTACAACTTCAACTGTTGTTATTTTATGTTTGCAGATTTTGGAACCAGTTTGCAGTCAGATTCCTTGAATCTTTTGGATCCAGGTATAGGTTCTTTGAAAACTATGAACCATCTATGAATTCCTTTGTTTTATTTACATTTCTGCATTTGGAATTTATCCATGATCAATATTTTGTAACTGCTTATTATTAATTTGACATTCACACACTAAAAGATAGCTAGCTTATATCGTTGACGCTGCAATTGCTTAATGATGTATGAGCTACAATAGATCAATCAATTTTATCTACTTCGATTAATACTGTTTGTATAGGTGCTGTTTGTGAAATATTTTCATCCCAATCTTGCATATGTGGTTGGTGAATGAAAGTTTGCAGATACACTGATGATATATAGTGAATTATACCTGATGAATGATCATTTTAAAATTTAGTGATGGCTTCAAGCATCGCAAAAACAAAAGGCAAAAGATATTTTCAAGTTGACCATACGGAAGATCATAATAATCAAGAAATGGGTCGTCGCATCAAATGCGTCGAATTCTTATTCTATTCACCAACAAGGTAATGTTCTTCTTGCTTTACTCAATTCTGTAATGAGATGGGGTTTTTTGTTGTGGTTGGTTTTGAATGGATATGGGTTTTGATGTTTTAGGGGTATATAATTGTGCTGCAGTTCACGTCTTTGTTTCTTTGCTATGCAGAAACAGGTAGATCTGGAACTGGTAATAGTCTTCTGTTTGAAATTGAATTCTCTCCACTGATTTTGCTGGTTTTCTGTTAAGGGAAAGAGATACGTTGAGTCTGCAACTCTGATCGTGACTCTTTGATAGCCCGCCAGCTTTGTCTTCGTCGATACTGTGAAGGTGAAATTTCAATTTCGGTATCATATAAATCTAGCATCTTCTACTTTCAGTGTATGTTTGGAATGAATTGAAATTTGTGTTGAATTGAAATCGGAGTATACGTTTGATGTGTTAtatattttggattttgttgagTTTGGTCAGTTTAAATAAGCCCAATTTAATTCCCTTTTTGTGACTTCATCAGGAACATGATTCATAGACAGATAATTATCGTTAGAGTTTTGTGTAGGTTTGAGGGTTCTCTTATATTGTTCAGCTTTGGATAAATTAAGTGCATTTGAAATTTATTGCATATTTTTACTGTTAGATTAAAGGGTTTTTTAGTTATGGTTTCTATTGTTTATTACTTGcatttatgttttttattttcttattttttatttaattttgattcatttatAGACACATCTTTTTGTGATTGTGGATGTTGGTCATTATGTTGCCCGATTCTTATCGGCATTTCTATTTGTTTTGTTGTAGTTTTCAGAACTGGAAGGGATACTTAATCTGTTTTCAACGTGCTAGCAACAGTGGCTCGGTTTTACTAGTAGTTGATCATTTGGCAGTAAACAGGTCTTTTTCAGCTTTCTCTCATTTGTGATTGCCTTCTTATTCTCTGAGAAGCCTTCACAAGTACAGACTTCCTTCTGCTTATATTCTTATGCAAATGGAAGCTTAATGTTGAAAGCACCTTAACTGCCTGAGTTTATGATATTTGGATTGTTGCcttttgctttctttgtgaGTATTCTACATTTAGGCTTGAAAACAAAACGATGAAATTGAAATGTGTTATTGGTTTAATTGTATGTGTGATTATGATCTGTTTCTCTAATGCATTAATTAATTTGTTATCTTCATTTTAGTGATTAGTTCTGCACCTACTTGGGATTTAATTGGAGAAACAGAGCAGGGACTGTGTTATAGTCACTGAGTTCGCGAAGCCCCTGATTGCCTACTGCATGTAAGATTAGCccaatttaattattttagttCAATTTTGTGATTGTTTACTTCTGCACAGATCAAACTTTTGGAGAAAGGATAATctgtgtgattgaattgtgatGCTAACAATGAAAACTGATTAGACATGACTAAAAATGGGTGAAGGTCATATTTTCAAGCTTTCCTTGGCTTTTCAGTTCAGAATAATATTCTTCTGCTTTGACTGTGATCAGCCAttactattttgttttttttttcaaaacttcATTTGCTTTTGTGTTGTGATTAGTTACTTTGAAGGAGATGTGTTTCTACAGATTTATTAATGTAATATTTGACTATTAACAAATTAGATAATGGTGATTAATGAAAAGAAGTCAGTTTCTAATGTTAATGTTATTAAGGGTTTCTCGCATAATGGTGATTGATGACAAAAATTGAATTCGTTCTTACCCTCTGATTTCTTCATGCATTGTTTGAATTCGCATAACTATTAGATGTAGGAGGAATGTGTTTGACACGAAAATCCGGTaaggggtgcaaactgtctcttttgagcgtgtgattgcgcaggcgtgccagcaccgcggggtgcagtcgtcggggtagtcccttgacctgacttcttcttcaagcgttgtggacaaggagagcaccaacctcgccacagggttcttctctagcctttcgggaaaggacttttgccttacggataaggactttgggtgtggtCTCTTCGCGTTCACCATGTCGATACTTAgtattgtagactaagcagagcaatcactgggaagttgtgagaaagcacagggtttgcttcagcgtgactttagctttgctggtagtatcggtggcagtagcactggcagtcggctcgcgaggagactaggactggaagcgcGGTCCCgaggtttcaacaaggttgaaggtttgctccgaggaggctttgtaatcgctgggattagttGATTGAGAGAGAGGTCCTTAGCTTTgccgcttaaccctgtatttatacacctaaggtttcgactgctccttgcttagaaggattattaattgaagtttcctattcaatctttGCTACTCGatcccaataaggtttcgttttccttatggactacggaatgggcgaagctatatcCCAAACccgagtaggcttatttttgggcagcaggtatcggcccgctggctCAAACCCACccaaggatcttgccaaaaaatgcttttgggctcaaacattgcccccaggccccgaaatcaggcccgtgaagatgtaactgattgaaggggacaaAAACGACGCATcggtcgcttgaaacgatgTCATTAATGAAGGTCGCGTCCCTTCGTTTGCAAAACGcctttctgtcgtatcgtttccTTCACAAAATTCCTTACTTAAACCCACGACCGcaagacctgtcacatcagaaacccttccagtctcttaaacccagaaaaacccatTTCTTCCGATATCTCCTTCGCAGAAATCTAGAAACGGCTCCCCCGAAGAAAATAGTCATCGATCAAGAGGAAGAGTTAAACAAAAAAGTCGCCCATACTTGGGGGACCAACATCGGTGCCCGCATTCATCTCCAAACATCTATCCATCGACCCCTGCTCCTTCGATTCTCCGACCACCAAACCGGACTGGGGCCAACCCCACAAGATGCTATTCCAGCCGATGCTATCGCTCTCTACGGCCTACCCGTCCGGCGGCCTATTCCAGTCCTTcgaaggactcctggagatTTCAGTAGCTGGGTCGCCCAAAACCAtcgagccaaaatagggcattGGCCGTCCTCCATTAGTTCAGCGGAGACCTCTTGGTATCGCGAAACGCGGGCGCGGGATCTGGCTTGCTGGAATGCAGCAGGTATCACACACACCATCGATCTATGTTTCCATCTTCCACGCGGTGGCAATCGTTCGCTGCTCGctgcctttctttgtttctggaacaCCGCCACCAACACTTATGACTTTAGATTCGGTCAAATGAGTATCACCTTGCTGGATATTCTTGCCATCACTGGCttgcccatcgatggcgagccctatttgcatggtcaatttgattctgtgaaCTTCACCTCGACCATGACCCAACACGGTCGCAGCGCCCATAGTGGGTCCTACCCACGATGGTTGGCGTATTACAGCAGGGAGCACAATGCGACCGGTGGAATCGCTTTTCTGGAGTActggctttgcaaatttatcttctgcacctcctcctgcaagcctactggtacttggactcttctggcgacggccctctacaacggctgCAACGTCGGGCTCGGGCAACCGGTACTAGGAGCCCTCTACCGCATGTTATATCAAGCCACGATGCATCCATTTGAGACTAGCATGTCTGGCCCCTTTTGGGTcttggacttctggatccaaacttactttccattcttccgTCGTGATGACATCCCGCTACTTCCGCCGGCCGACCAACTCCTGGGTCAGTGGTTCAGTCGCGAGGGAAGGTACTCATCCCCTCCTTACACAGAGTGTTTTTCTTACCTGTACCTCCTGGATGAGATGCCATACTGCGATATAATTTTGGATAGAAGATTCCCACCTTTACTTGAATATGGCTTCCTTCCCGGCGATCCTCGCTACAGTGATCGCATGCGCTTGGTCTTTCgccgcgcgatctcctgctcagatATCAGGATCGCTGCTGAAGAACTtagttatgagctttacgcTCCTAACCATTTCACTCGCCAATTCGGCCTCGTCCAATTGGTGCTATTTCCTCTGTACgatgcttggaactacaacacttcttggCATAGATTCGGGCCCCCTACCGGGCCTGTACCAGCACAAAGCATGCTCGCACTGGTTGATCTTCCTGACTGGGCTCAGGTTATTGACGCCGTGGACAGGACTGAGGAAGGATATGAAGCATGGTGGGAAGAGGTCTCCGTTAATTGCTGGACTCAGCGGGATGATGAACTCTTTGCGGCCATCTTCGGAGAACTGCAAAACCCTTATCCTGCCGATGTTGAAATGCTCGCTCGCTTTTCTGAGGACGCTACACGATTCCAGCCTCTTCCGGCAACACAACCGGCGCGAGCCCCTCGCCCAGCCCAGGGTGGTATCGTAATCCGCGAACCCCCTCTGGAGGTAAGTATCTTAGTTCTATCTTATGTATCTTTCTTCATTACTTTCTTTTCACTCACCCTTCATTGGATAAGGGAAGCGCGCCACGTTCTGGCAGCCGCACAATCCGCGCTTCCCCGGCCGTTGACCAGCCTGGAAAGCAGAAAGCGGTGATCGCGGAGCCTGAAGTTGAAGATTCCTCCTCTGACGATGATAATCCGCAGACCGTAAGAACCCTCTATTCTTAGGATCATGCCCTCTCCATGAGCTAAGTCTAACCCTTCGATTCTGGCAGGTTGCCGCTGCTTTGGCTCGCAAGCGCAGCCGGTCGGACCCTGGCACTGACCCATGGGAAGAGGATGAACCAATCGCTAATCGACTGGTAAGAGATGGGAAACCCACGTTAGAATTTACTCATCCTCTGTTTCAATTCCTATAACTGTCTTTGCTCGCAGGTTCGTCGTCGGTCCTCTGGACAAACTGGGGAAGGCTCTTTGGTTACTGGTGAGGGGACATCTGCCTCGCAGGCCCAAGCACCCACGGATTCGAGTAATCTTCCACCTCCTGCCAGCGCCGTGAGCGTCGCGCAATTGGCCTCAATTCCAGTGCAGGTCATAGACGACAGTTCGCCCGAATTGGAAGAAGGAATAGCCCCTTTAGACGCGCCGCCTGAGGAACCGATCGCCGCACAACCCTTAACGCAAATAGTGCTTAATCCCTTTCCTGATGAAGCAGCTCAAGAGCCTGCACCGATAGCAATCCTGCACGAGCCTTCGGCTGCAGAGGTACACTCTCCCCTGAGCATAATGCCTTAGTCCTTATTTTATTCTCTGTGCACTCTAATAATTCTTCCTTAACCACAGAGTCCTAATCCTGTCGGGGAAACAGCTATTGATGTGGAGGTACCTGTCGCTGATCCAGCAGACCCAATCGGTGAAGATATGGTGATCCAGGAGCCTGCTCCCCATGTTCCTGAAGTGGGAGAAGGAGCGAATGCCGAACCAGAGCCAGAAGCGGTCCCTGTTATAGAGCCTCAAGAGGCCCACGCTGCTGCTGCTCCTTTACCTGAGCCTCCTTCCAGATTGGAAAGGCTTGTTCGCGTACTCGAAGTAGCCCCTCCcggagttatagatgaagcGAAGGATGGGCTACAGCGACTTCTGAGCCCTGACATCCTACTGCCGGGCGCGTCCACCAGAGCTCAGGAGTACTTGATGGTTCTTCGCCGCGAGCGAACAATCACTGGGGCCGAGTTCACCGAGATATATAAGCTGTTACAAAACCTTCCTGAGCGGATCAATGAAAGAACGACCTCGACCGC
It encodes:
- the LOC112202211 gene encoding uncharacterized protein LOC112202211; the protein is MSLMKVASLRLQNAFLSYRFLHKIPYLNPRPQDLSHQKPFQSLKPRKTHFFRYLLRRNLETAPPKKIVIDQEEELNKKVAHTWGTNIGARIHLQTSIHRPLLLRFSDHQTGLGPTPQDAIPADAIALYGLPVRRPIPVLRRTPGDFSSWVAQNHRAKIGHWPSSISSAETSWYRETRARDLACWNAAGITHTIDLCFHLPRGGNRSLLAAFLCFWNTATNTYDFRFGQMSITLLDILAITGLPIDGEPYLHGQFDSVNFTSTMTQHGRSAHSGSYPRWLAYYSREHNATGGIAFLEYWLCKFIFCTSSCKPTGTWTLLATALYNGCNVGLGQPVLGALYRMLYQATMHPFETSMSGPFWVLDFWIQTYFPFFRRDDIPLLPPADQLLGQWFSREGRYSSPPYTECFSYLYLLDEMPYCDIILDRRFPPLLEYGFLPGDPRYSDRMRLVFRRAISCSDIRIAAEELSYELYAPNHFTRQFGLVQLVLFPLYDAWNYNTSWHRFGPPTGPVPAQSMLALVDLPDWAQVIDAVDRTEEGYEAWWEEVSVNCWTQRDDELFAAIFGELQNPYPADVEMLARFSEDATRFQPLPATQPARAPRPAQGGIVIREPPLEGSAPRSGSRTIRASPAVDQPGKQKAVIAEPEVEDSSSDDDNPQTVAAALARKRSRSDPGTDPWEEDEPIANRLVRRRSSGQTGEGSLVTGEGTSASQAQAPTDSSNLPPPASAVSVAQLASIPVQVIDDSSPELEEGIAPLDAPPEEPIAAQPLTQIVLNPFPDEAAQEPAPIAILHEPSAAESPNPVGETAIDVEVPVADPADPIGEDMVIQEPAPHVPEVGEGANAEPEPEAVPVIEPQEAHAAAAPLPEPPSRLERLVRVLEVAPPGVIDEAKDGLQRLLSPDILLPGASTRAQEYLMVLRRERTITGAEFTEIYKLLQNLPERINERTTSTAQARQAQAHYRGLAQQTETSRDFLGDRAILVRDLWITQNHLRTQIQELQAQLTAVTARLEHEEPLLEQPLAAFEAMSQNLAQAREAAR